From the genome of Sinanaerobacter sp. ZZT-01:
GCGTATGAATAGCGAAGCAACGAGAATGACCGTTTTTATGGTACCGATACTTTATGTATCAACCATATTTTTATCTTGCAGATATATGGATTTACCATTTTCAAATTTCTGTGTAAATCAGTTTAATACGTCTCAAGGGTTATTGTTTTTTCTATTTATTTGGTTTTCATTTTTATTTAACTTATTAGTTTTGGATTTTTTCAATCATCATAGATTTGATTGTTAGAGGGAGGAAGAATGAATCTGAGCACTTGGATTCCTATAACTTTTTTAATCTCTTTTTACTGCGGCATTCTATTGATTCGCAAAGGAAGATTTCAAAGGTTTCCTAATATGGGAAAAGCTAATTTATTAAAGGATATATCGTTGAAAATATATAAAAAAATAATGCGCTTAAATGGAGGATGTATAGTCTTGAGTACTTTTACACGGCTTAGGAAGGAAGCGAAAAAAGAAAAGTACGAAAGTGAAATATATGAAGGAATCTCTTATTTACGTAATTTGATTGTAATAGAACGCGGGAAAAAAATGAGCACGCCTTGGATTTTAGAAGAACTGGCGGATTTGCAGGGAGCTATGCAGTCCCATTATCTTAAATTGCTTCATTATGTAAGAATTAATGATAAAGAAGAAGGGATGCGCATTTTTTCAGAGAGTATGGACACTACAATTGGAGCAGATTACGGCAGGCTTCTATTACAGTGGGAAGAAATGGAACCGCATCATTGGTGGGAAACGTTAAAGAGCTATCAAACTAGTATAAAAGAAATCAAACGGACGAAACAGAGGAAAAAGGATGAGTTATTGAGTGATCTTATCTACCTCCCTGTCGTAATCAACGTTATGTTGGTATTAATTAACTTTATCTATGTAGCTTATTTTATTGAGCAGCAAAAGTTATTATTGTGGGTGTTTCAATGAAAGGATGGAGTAAAAAAATGAAGCAAGTAATTGTAATGGTAGCTATGATTGTATTGGGGATTGCATTAGCAGTGATGGTTTTAGCATTTAAACAACCAGCAGAGACGATCACAGAGCATGCGGTAACGAGCATCACCAAAACATTGGGTTCAACAACATAAATGGAGGAAGAAAATGAAGCAGATAATTGTAATGGTAGCGACGATTTTGCTTGGCATCGCTATTTTTTATATGATTATGGGGCCGCAAGACAACAGTGTTTATTCTACGGTGCAAGGTGTTTGGAAACAAGAAATAGACGTTCGAACGAAATCTCCGTAAGAATTTTTTTGTAAATTGAATCAACGCAAAAAAGAAAGGAGGAAATGGGTGCATTGTATGCTCAATTCACCTCGTAGGACTGTATGAAAAATTTAATTGTTCTTGCCGCGGTGCTGCCATTTTTACTGCTATTCATGATGCAGTTTACATTGGATCAAAGGAATTCTGAAAATATTGGACGCCTTCAGAGTTATGTATACACAGCAAAAGAAGAGGCAAAGCAAGCGGGTTGTTTCAACGATGAGATCGAAGCGCAGATGCGTAAAAAAATCGCTCGGGATTTTCAAATTAATGATGAAGAGATACATGTAAAGGTAACAAAAGAAGTGCAGTATCGTGTCAATCGGTTTGAAGAAGATCAGAATGTTCCTTCAAGAGGCATGATTTATTATCGGATTGCGGTACCGATTGAAAAAGTAATAGCAGGAAATAAATTTTTTGGTATAGAAGATAAGGAAAATGAGGGAAAATATATAATTGAAAGCTATACAGCAAGTGAAAGGCTGCCCTCAGTAACGGAATAATTATGAAAGTATTTTTGGTATTTATAGGTATACTTCTTATTAATTTAAGTTTTCTTGTTTATAATGGTGATATGGCACAGTTTGAAAAAATGCAACTATTTTTAAAGGCGACAGCAGAGGATTGTGCAGCAGGAGCAGCGCTTTATTACGATGAGGAAAAGTATAGCAAAGGGGAATGGTGTATCAGGGAAGATGAAGCAGATAAATATATAGTTACACAAGTAAAATATGCAGAAGAAAAGTTGAATAAGTCATATAGCGGCAGGATAGAATATCAAGTATCGTATGATGAAAAAGAGGTTCAGGTGAAGCTGTGCTATCAGTCGGGAAAAGATTTATTTCGGCTTCCTTTTTTATCTGTAAGCGAAGTATCTCGAACCGCAAAGTATGAATGGAAGGATTGGTAAAAATATAATAGGAATAAAATTAAAGGAATAAAAAGCAACCTTGTATTGACCAACAAAGAGATGCAGTATATAATAGTTAAGATATAATTAAATATAAAAATGCGAGGAAAAGAAACATAGTGCAAAGATACAGGTTCCAGAGAATGGGTGTCGCATCCTTTTATTTAAAGGTGTGGCTGTAAGCATCCAAATTTGTATGTAGCTATGACCGGCTTGGAGCAGCTCCTGATGAAGGATGCCGGCAGTTTGAGTACTGTCGTTATATTGAATGAAGTACAAACTTGGGTGGAACCGCAGAATTGCCCCGGGTATTGCGTTGCAATACCCGGTTTTTTATTTTAAGAAATATATTTTATTCTCATAGAAAGATTCCCTTAGTTAAAGAAATGGGAGGGATTAGAAAAGGATAAAATGATTAAATTCTAATAAGGAGGAAGAATATGATAAAAATAACATTAAAAGATGGAAGCATTCGTGAAGTTAAATCGGGTGCTACGATTAAGGAAGTAGCAAAATCAATCTCTCAGGGACTTGCAAAGGAAGTAGTCTGTGGTAAGGTGAATGGAGAGATCAAAGGTCTGGAATATTCTATAAATGAAGATTGTGAGCTAGAATTGTTAAAATTTGAAGATGAAGAGGGGAAGCACACTTTCTGGCATACCAGCTCTCATATACTAGCTAATGCGATTACGAGATTATTCCCAGAAGCAAAATTTGGAATTGGCCCATCCATTGATAATGGATTTTACTATGATATTGATTTAGAGCATCGTTTTACAGATGAAGATTTAATCGCATTAGAGAAAGAGATGAAAAAAATTGTTGAAGCCAATCAGCCACTCACTCGTTTTGAGCTTTCTCGAAAAGAGGCTGTGGAATATATGGAAAAAAGGCAGGAGCCTTATAAGGTTGAGTTGATTCATGATTTACCCGAAGATGCAGTTATTTCCTTTTATGAGCAGGGGGATTTTACGGATCTTTGCGCCGGACCGCATCTGTCTTCAACTGGTCTTGTAAAAGCAGTAAAACTTACAAGTGTAGCCGGTGCATATTGGCGTGGTAATGAAAAAAATAAAATGCTACAACGTATTTACGGAATTACATTTCCGAAACAAAAAATGCTAGATGAATATATTGAACGCCTGGAGGAAGCGAAGAAAAGGGATCATAGAAAAATCGGGAAAGAGATGGATCTATTTGCTCTTTATGAAGAAGGACCGGGATTTCCATTCTTTTTGCCAAAGGGCATGATCATTCGAAATGAGTTAGAAGCTTTTTGGAGAAAGGCGCACGAGGAACGCGGATATCAAGAAATTAAAACACCATTGATTTTAAATGAAGCGCTATGGCATACCTCAGGACATTGGGATCACTATCAAAACAACATGTACTTTACGAAGATTGATGACGCGGACTTCGCGATTAAACCAATGAACTGTCCCGGTTCCATGCTTGTCTATAAAAGAAAAATGTACAGCTACCGTGATTTTCCAATTCGTATGGGAGAGCTTGGTCAGGTGCACAGGCATGAACTTTCCGGTGCGTTACATGGTTTAATGCGTGTGCGTACTTTTACGCAGGATGATGCTCATATTTTCATGCTTCCGGAACAAATCAAAGATGAAATTGTGGGTGTAATTGATTTTATCGACAGCGTATATCGAATATTTGGCTTTAAATATCATGTTGAACTTTCTACAAGGCCGGAGGATTCCATGGGAACTGAGGAAGAATGGGAGTTAGCGACCAATGCATTGAGAGAAGCAATAGAAGAAAAAGGAATGGATTATGTAGTGAATGAAGGGGATGGAGCGTTTTATGGACCGAAGTTAGACTTTCACTTGGAAGATTGTATTGGAAGGACATGGCAATGCGGAACGATTCAGCTTGATTTCCAGATGCCTCAGCGTTTTGATTTAACCTACGTTGGAGCAGATGGCGAAAAGCATCGGCCAGTCATGATTCATCGAGTGATCTTCGGAAGCATTGAACGATTTATAGGCATTTTGACAGAACATTTTGCTGGAAAATTCCCATTATGGCTGGCACCGACGCAGGTCAAGATCTTAACTGTAACAGAAAAATTTGCAGATTATGCTTTGGAATTGCAGAAAAAATTCAGGGATGCCGGATTGAGAGCGGAAGCGGATATTCGAAATGAAAAGATCGGTTATAAAATTCGTGAGGCAAGAAATGCAAGAGATTCTTATATCGCAGTCATTGGAGAGAAGGAAGTCAATAGCGGTATTTTATCGATTCGTTCAAATAAAGAGGGAGAATTGGAACCAATGCCAATCGATGCGTTCATAGCTAAGCTTCAAAAAGAGATCGAGACAAAAGCGGTATAAAAAGGCACTGAAACATGGAATTTTGTATCACGTTCGGCTTGGATATGAGAGAGCGAATATATGAAATCGGCACAGAAATGAAAAAGAGATAAAAAATTTATAAAAAATGCACATAAAATAGAGTAGAAGCATACTATTATTTTGTGTGCATTTTTTGAAAATACTATTTCAGTCTTTCAAGTGCAGTGTTCATTTTATCGTCTCGGTCTTTTTCTTTTGAATGGTAGGCAGAAATAAATTCTTCTACAATTGCAGTTCCTTCAGGCAGAAGTTCAATTTGAAAGGTACGCATAAGCATTCTGGGTTGGTAGTCTAATAATTTTTTACTTTTCATGGTACGCAAGTGATAGGTCATATCCTGATAAGTACAGTTATCTATCTGCGCCGGAAAAATGCTTTGATATCTTTTTTTATTGTTTTTAGTTAGCTCATAAATGGTTTTTAAAATGTCAAAACGAATGTGAATATCAGATTTTATCATAGATTGCACCTCATTCTTTTTAATGTATTACATTTTACCATTTTTGTATTGAGATTCAAAGAATTAATGATACAATAAAAGCGAGAAAGTGAGGCAAATTATGTTTAAGAATAAAAAGAAAAAGGAATGGCGTGATGGCGTATATCTAACGACAGCAAAAAATTCCTTGGAAGCGGATATTTTAGAATCTAAGCTTAGGGGGGAAGGAATTCCTACAGGAAAAAAATATAAAGGGGCTTCTAATGCATTAGAAATAATTATGGGAAACAGTATTTCTTTTCCAATCGATTTATATGTACCAAAAGAATGTTTGGAAGATGCAAAAAATATTATCATTCCAATCATGTTAACGGATGAAGAATTTGAAAAAGAATGGAATGAAGATAAATAGGTAAATGGATAAATGATAACTATATTAAAAATGTTATAATATTGCGATCAATTATGAAATATATATTGACAGCTTATGCTTAAGGTGATATCATAAGCTAAATAGAAGAAACATATTATTATACAGGTAAAAACCAATAACGAATTATATAAAAAATGCTATGGCAGTTGCTGTGGTATTTTCTTTTTGAAATAAAGGATAGAATTTTGGAAGAATAAAGAAAAACTTAGGTATTTCTTTATAAATAAATGACAACAGAAATGGAGGTTTGATAAACATGTACTGGTTTTTAAATCAAGCTGTTTATGTTTCCCCGATGGCGATTGAAGAAGGTAATCCCGAAGGGGAAGGTTTTAATTAGTTATGCTGAATAAATGGAAAAGTAATGTGAAAAATGTGAATGATGAAAATAAATAATTCGGAGGTAATTAAATGGAAAATGTAATAAAAAAGGTAATTGGATTTTATGATGATGTTTGCGAAGAAAAAAGGGAATTACTATTAAATAAATGGATGAGACCTGCTGAATCGTATACAGTAAACTCGATTTTAGAATCTTTAAAGCAATCCCAAAAATAATGTGAGCTGAGTAAGTTTCGATGAAAGCGAGCAAACAGCCTATTTTAAAATAAACTTTTTTTAAAATAAGCTTAAAGAGAAAAATATAAACTGACCTTTCTGCCGTTAGATTTAAAAAAATCTAATGAATAGAAGGTCAGTTTTTTTATCGAATGTTACTTTTCCTACCAGAAACAGGAGAAACATTTTTATTGTATCGAGTTAAAAATCTTTTTTATTTATTATTCCTATAGAAATAGAAATAGAAATTGCAAGGATGCTTAAGAGAATCACAAGGGATAGAATTGCCAGAATGACAGGCGAAGTTTGTGAAAGAAATCGTAAATTGCCTTGCATTTCAACTGCTAATTTTGGAAAGACTGCAATCGCTATGCTGGGAAGCAGGAAGATAATTATCAGTATAATTCGGCTTTTTTCAACACCAAATTTAAAGATAAAGGGGAATAAAACAGAAAAGGCTAGTGAAGCCGTACAGAATATGGAATAACAGATTAGCAGGTGCGTTGCTGCGGACAGTGGTAGTGTATTTGGAAGAAGATAGCTAATGCCATAAAAGATGGTATTTAATGCGATTGCGCAAAGCACTAAAAGGAAGCCACTTACATATTTACTTACAGCCAGCTGCGCACGTGTGAGAGGCAGTGTCAGAGCATAATTATCCCAGTTAGAGTTTTTGTCAAAAGAAAAGATGTTAATTGGCAAAACCAAACATAGAATACCTAAAAAAGGTGCAAAGAATTCTGCGGAAATAAACATACCGATGATTCCGTATAAAATGGCGACACCTAATATAAATCTTCCTTGTTTTTTGAGATTGTAAAAATCTTTTAATATGAGAGCTTTCATTATTTGTTTACCTCCTGCTTAAGTATTTGAAACATCATGATCGTTTCCAGATTCACAGAATCCAAGATTAAGTTCGGATATTTAAGATTGATGTAAGAGCGGTCATTGATTAGCGCCTCGCATCCGAATGTATTTTTTCGATAACTGATATAATCTTGAGGATCAATCTTTTTAAATTCTTCATGAGAGCATTTTATTAATGCAAAATTTTCTAAAATAGTATCTTTGGAATCTTGTAAAATAATTTCTCCTTCGTGAATAAAGCAAATGTAGTCTGCTATTTTTTCTAAGTCACTTGTAATGTGAGAAGAGAATAAAATAGAGTGTTCTTCATCTTGAATGAACTCTAAAAACAAATCTAATAGTTCGTTCCTTACAATAGGATCCAAACCATTTGTAGGTTCATCTAGGATTAGAAGTTTTGGATGATGAGAGAGTGCAGCTGCGATGGAAAGTTTCATGCGCATTCCTTTGGAAAATTCCTTAATGCTTTGTTTTCCGGGAAGCTTAAATTTACTAAGAAAATCTAAATAAAGTGTTTGATCCCAGTTTGCATATAGACAAGCCATTACTTTTGAAATTTGCAGAGGAGTCACGGAATCGTAAAAGAACCCTTCGTCTAAAACAACTCCCAATTGCTGTTTGATTTCACGTTCGTTTTTTTCATAATCCAAACCCAATATTTCTATTGTACCGCTTTCTTTCTTTAATTC
Proteins encoded in this window:
- a CDS encoding ABC transporter ATP-binding protein, whose protein sequence is MKAKNALEIKELTKHYPTFQLKNVNLTLPTGTIVGFIGENGAGKTTTIKLILNELKKESGTIEILGLDYEKNEREIKQQLGVVLDEGFFYDSVTPLQISKVMACLYANWDQTLYLDFLSKFKLPGKQSIKEFSKGMRMKLSIAAALSHHPKLLILDEPTNGLDPIVRNELLDLFLEFIQDEEHSILFSSHITSDLEKIADYICFIHEGEIILQDSKDTILENFALIKCSHEEFKKIDPQDYISYRKNTFGCEALINDRSYINLKYPNLILDSVNLETIMMFQILKQEVNK
- the thrS gene encoding threonine--tRNA ligase encodes the protein MIKITLKDGSIREVKSGATIKEVAKSISQGLAKEVVCGKVNGEIKGLEYSINEDCELELLKFEDEEGKHTFWHTSSHILANAITRLFPEAKFGIGPSIDNGFYYDIDLEHRFTDEDLIALEKEMKKIVEANQPLTRFELSRKEAVEYMEKRQEPYKVELIHDLPEDAVISFYEQGDFTDLCAGPHLSSTGLVKAVKLTSVAGAYWRGNEKNKMLQRIYGITFPKQKMLDEYIERLEEAKKRDHRKIGKEMDLFALYEEGPGFPFFLPKGMIIRNELEAFWRKAHEERGYQEIKTPLILNEALWHTSGHWDHYQNNMYFTKIDDADFAIKPMNCPGSMLVYKRKMYSYRDFPIRMGELGQVHRHELSGALHGLMRVRTFTQDDAHIFMLPEQIKDEIVGVIDFIDSVYRIFGFKYHVELSTRPEDSMGTEEEWELATNALREAIEEKGMDYVVNEGDGAFYGPKLDFHLEDCIGRTWQCGTIQLDFQMPQRFDLTYVGADGEKHRPVMIHRVIFGSIERFIGILTEHFAGKFPLWLAPTQVKILTVTEKFADYALELQKKFRDAGLRAEADIRNEKIGYKIREARNARDSYIAVIGEKEVNSGILSIRSNKEGELEPMPIDAFIAKLQKEIETKAV
- a CDS encoding ABC-2 transporter permease, coding for MKALILKDFYNLKKQGRFILGVAILYGIIGMFISAEFFAPFLGILCLVLPINIFSFDKNSNWDNYALTLPLTRAQLAVSKYVSGFLLVLCAIALNTIFYGISYLLPNTLPLSAATHLLICYSIFCTASLAFSVLFPFIFKFGVEKSRIILIIIFLLPSIAIAVFPKLAVEMQGNLRFLSQTSPVILAILSLVILLSILAISISISIGIINKKDF